A genomic stretch from Psilocybe cubensis strain MGC-MH-2018 chromosome 1, whole genome shotgun sequence includes:
- a CDS encoding hypothetical protein (Uncharacterized protein C4B3.03c), protein MQFRIPTLILLLRAVSAASPHHHAQRKPKIGHPQPAPEEFWFHVTVSACLVLAGGMFAGLTLGLMGLDQLHLRVLAHSSEDLTQRRDAQKVLNLMQRGKHWVLVIVNESLPIFLDSALGGGYTAIAISTVSIVDTSKRIIPQAVSVRYGLSIGAKCAPFVLGMMFLLSPVAWPIAKLLDMVLGANEQHTYKKAELKTFLQFHRTGDEPLREDEINILNGVLELNTTRVESIMTPLKDTVVLASDDILDYPAVLKILQSGYSRFPVHEKGNKSAFIGLLLVKTLLTYDPKEALPVSAFPLSILPEAPPSINCFQALDYFQTGRAHLILISRTPGKIGGALGIITLEVHVRYLQEIISEEIVDETDMYEDNQSKKRAHRQMTTNILGRRVFFLFP, encoded by the exons ATGCAGTTCAGAATACCGACCCTCATCTTACTTCTGCGCGCCGTGAGCGCAGCgtctcctcatcatcatgcCCAAAGGAAACCTAAAATCGGGCACCCTCAACCAGCACCGGAAGAGTTTTGGTTCCATGTAACTGTTAGTGCATGCCTCGTGCTAGCTGGTGGTATGTTTGCCGG GTTGACATTAGGACTCATGGGACTTGATCAATTACATCTTCGAGTCTTGGCTCACTCTTCAGAGGATCTCACGCAAAGACGGGACGCTCAGAAAG TCCTTAACCTGATGCAAAGAGGCAAACACTGGGTACTCGTG ATCGTAAACGAGAGTCTTCCAATATTTTTGGACTCGGCG CTTGGTGGAGGATATACCGCCATCGCAATATCAACAGTTTCCATCG TAGACACTTCAAAAAGAATCATTCCACAAGCGGTCAGTGTTCGGTACGGTCTATCAATAGGTGCAAAATGTGCACCGTTTGTCCTCGGAATGATGTTTCTTCTTT CTCCCGTCGCATGGCCGATCGCCAAACTGCTCGATATGGTCTTGGGGGCAAATGAACAACATACGTATAAGAAAGCAGAGTTGAAGACGTTTCTCCAGTTCCACCGGACCGGCGACGAGCCTCTGCGGGAAGACGAAATTAATATCCTTAATGGAGTGCTGGAGCTCAACACGACAAGGGTGGAAAGCATCATGACACCCCTGAAG GATACAGTGGTGCTGGCCTCTGACGATATTCTCGATTATCCGGCAGTGCTCAAAAT CCTACAGAGTGGATATTCACGATTCCCGGTCCACGAGAAAGGGAACAAGTCTGCATTTATTGGACTTCTCCTTGTGAAAACG CTTTTAACTTACGATCCCAAGGAAGCTTTGCCTGTATCCGCTTTCCCACTATCCATTTTACCCGAGGCACCACCTTCCATTAACTGCTTCCAAGCACTAGACTACTT CCAGACAGGAAGAGCGCACTTGATTCTCATTAGTCGCACACCTGGAAAAATTGGTGGTGCCCTAGGCATCATAACACTGGAAG TTCATGTTCGCTATTTACAGGAAATTATTTCTGAAGAAATTGTAGATGAAACAGACATGTACGAAGACAATCAGAGCAAGAAACGGGCGCATCGTCAGATGACTACCAACATACTTGGCAGGCGAGTATTCTTTCTGTTCCCATAA